The following proteins come from a genomic window of Salvia hispanica cultivar TCC Black 2014 chromosome 4, UniMelb_Shisp_WGS_1.0, whole genome shotgun sequence:
- the LOC125219598 gene encoding ion channel CASTOR-like isoform X5 has translation MSTNTDGSPPSTSSAAATTTRDWIFPSYSFVHSTHNIRRTPRRRRFSSYHPPPSQQFNSTAAASSTEDASNSFTTISPSYRPQSSEFRNYQKSTRLVAGRPDDPAPAPVRSNDAVSPETRSAYLEKTFSNFFRGGLRIRPRLAFSVSVNSDNGVVFIVEQKFYIAQRGYSVAVSDAISEKFDSLRKGRSEVVERDHTLILGWSDKLVSSRIVCPKLKRKPLTFMLLGSLLNQLAIANESLGGGTVVVMAEHDKEEMELDIGKMEFDFRGTSVICRSGSPLILADLKKVSVSKARAIVVLAEDGNADQSDARALRTVLSLTGVKEGLQAHIVVELSDLDNEVLVKLVGGDLVETVVAHDVIGRLMIQCARQPGLAQIWEDILGFENCEFYIKRWPQLDGMQFEDVLISFKEAIPCGVKVASSGGKIILNPDDSYVLQEGDEILVIAEDDDTYSPSDLPMVPGGNLPEHELIQKSFERILLCGWRRDMEDMITVLDASLAHGSELWMFNEVPENERERKLTDGGLEIDRLMNIILVHREGNAVIRRHLESLPLESFDSILILADESVEDSAIQADSRSLATLLLIRDIQAKRLPYREAMAYQTHRGSFSQGSWIGEMQQASDKSVIISEILDPRTKNLLSMSKISDYVLSNELVSMALAMVAEDRQINDVLEELFAEEGNELHIRAANLYIEEGEELSFYEILLRARQRREILIGYRLADTEKAVINPPAKDERKVWSLKDVFVVIAEKE, from the exons ATGTCCACAAACACCGACGGATCGCCGCCATCGACCTCATCGGCGGCGGCAACCACGACAAGAGACTGGATTTTCCCTTCATACTCATTCGTCCACTCCACGCATAACATCCGGAGAACCCCTAGAAGAAGGAGATTCTCTTCCTACCATCCACCGCCGTCGCAGCAATTCAACTCCACCGCCGCGGCGTCTTCCACCGAAGACGCCTCTAATTCCTTCACCACTATCTCTCCGAGCTATAGACCACAGAGTTCGGAGTTTCGCAATTACCAGAAGTCAACGAGGTTGGTGGCTGGTCGTCCAGACGACCCCGCGCCAGCGCCTGTCAGGTCGAACGACGCCGTTTCTCCGGAGACTCGATCAGCATATTTGGAGAAGacattttcgaatttttttagAGGCGGCTTGAGAATTCGACCGCGGCTTGCCTTTTCTGTTTCAGTGA ATAGTGACAACGGTGTTGTCTTCATTGTTGAGCAAAAATTTTACATTGCACAAAGAGGTTACTCAGTTGCAG TTTCTGATGCGATTTCTGAGAAGTTCGACTCTCTGAGAAAGGGTAGAAGCGAAGTTGTTGAGCGGGATCATACTCTTATACTTGGGTGGAGTGATAAGTTGGTAAGCTCTCGTATTGTGTGCCCTAAACTGAAGAGGAAACCACTCACGTTCATGCTCCTG GGATCACTTTTAAATCAACTTGCCATAGCTAATGAGAGTTTGGGTGGAGGAACCGTGGTTGTGATGGCAGAGCACGACAAAGAAGAAATGGAGCTTGACATTGGTAAAATGGAGTTTGACTTTAGAGGAACATCTGTCATATGCAGAAGTGGAAGCCCTTTAATATTAGCTGACCTAAAAAAG GTTTCTGTTTCTAAGGCTCGAGCAATAGTTGTCCTTGCTGAAGATGGAAATGCTGACCAG AGTGATGCTCGTGCGTTAAGGACAGTTCTAAGCCTTACAGGAGTTAAGGAAGGATTGCAGGCTCACATAGTGGTTGAATTAAGTGATCTGGATAATGAAGTTCTTGTTAAACTCGTTGGAGGGGACCTTGTTGAAACTGTTGTGGCACATGATGTAATTGGAAGGCTGATGATTCAATGTGCTCGGCAGCCAGGGCTCGCACAG ATATGGGAAGACATTCTCGGGTTTGAAAATTGTGAGTTCTATATTAAAAGATGGCCACAGCTGGATGGAATGcaatttgaggatgttttgatAAGCTTTAAGGAGGCCATTCCTTGTGGGGTGAAGGTAGCATCTAGTGGTGGAAAGATTATTCTGAATCCTGACGATTCTTATGTTCTGCAAGAAGGGGATGAGATTCTTGTTATTGCAGAGGATGATGACACATATTCTCCATCAGATCTGCCAATG GTTCCGGGAGGAAATTTACCGGAGCATGAACTAATTCAAAAGTCTTTTGAGCGGATTCTTCTTTGCGGTTGGCGGAGAGATATGGAAGATATGATAACG GTACTGGATGCTTCTCTAGCACATGGGTCTGAGTTATGGATGTTCAATGAGGTTCCTGAGAATGAAAGGGAGAGAAAGCTTACAGATGGTGGCCTTGAGATTGACCGTTTGATGAACATCATACTTGTCCATCGCGAAGGAAATGCTGTCATACGGCGCCACCTAGAAAGTCTTCCATTGGAATCATTTGATTCA ATATTGATTTTGGCTGATGAATCAGTAGAAGATTCTGCAATTCAGGCAGATTCCAGATCTCTTGCCACACTACTGCTAATACGTGACATTCAG GCAAAGCGCCTTCCATACAGAGAAGCTATGGCATACCAGACCCATAGAGGTAGCTTCTCGCAAGGCTCATGGATTGGGGAAATGCAGCAGGCTTCGGATAAGTCGGTTATTATCAGCGAGATACTTGATCCGAGGACCAAGAACCTACTATCAATGTCAAAAATCAGTGATTATGTTCTGTCAAACGAGCTTGTCAGCATGGCACTGGCCATGGTTGCAGAAGATCGCCAGATAAATGATGTATTGGAAGAACTTTTTGCTGAAGAG GGCAATGAGTTGCACATAAGAGCAGCAAACTTATACATTGAGGAAGGTGAAGAATTGAGTTTCTATGAGATTTTATTACGCGCTCGTCAAAGAAGAGAGATTCTGATTGGATACCGCCTGGCTGACACCGAGAAAGCTGTGATCAATCCTCCTGCCAAAGACGAGAGAAAAGTATGGTCACTGAAGGATGTCTTTGTAGTGATAGCTGAGAAGGAATGA
- the LOC125219598 gene encoding ion channel CASTOR-like isoform X1, translating into MSTNTDGSPPSTSSAAATTTRDWIFPSYSFVHSTHNIRRTPRRRRFSSYHPPPSQQFNSTAAASSTEDASNSFTTISPSYRPQSSEFRNYQKSTRLVAGRPDDPAPAPVRSNDAVSPETRSAYLEKTFSNFFRGGLRIRPRLAFSVSIVTTVLSSLLSKNFTLHKEVTQLQGQISKLNVRLKLCNLLDSTDIYNSTLHDVSLDPSKSLKIAALLVSIMLLVLPLFFLKYVDYISSSRRQIDNNSEEVSLNKQLAYRVDVFLSVTPYAKPLALLVATLLLICLGGLALFGVTDDSLADSLWLSWTYIADSGNHANSEGFGSRLVSVSISFGGMLIFAMMLGLVSDAISEKFDSLRKGRSEVVERDHTLILGWSDKLVSSRIVCPKLKRKPLTFMLLGSLLNQLAIANESLGGGTVVVMAEHDKEEMELDIGKMEFDFRGTSVICRSGSPLILADLKKVSVSKARAIVVLAEDGNADQSDARALRTVLSLTGVKEGLQAHIVVELSDLDNEVLVKLVGGDLVETVVAHDVIGRLMIQCARQPGLAQIWEDILGFENCEFYIKRWPQLDGMQFEDVLISFKEAIPCGVKVASSGGKIILNPDDSYVLQEGDEILVIAEDDDTYSPSDLPMVPGGNLPEHELIQKSFERILLCGWRRDMEDMITVLDASLAHGSELWMFNEVPENERERKLTDGGLEIDRLMNIILVHREGNAVIRRHLESLPLESFDSILILADESVEDSAIQADSRSLATLLLIRDIQAKRLPYREAMAYQTHRGSFSQGSWIGEMQQASDKSVIISEILDPRTKNLLSMSKISDYVLSNELVSMALAMVAEDRQINDVLEELFAEEGNELHIRAANLYIEEGEELSFYEILLRARQRREILIGYRLADTEKAVINPPAKDERKVWSLKDVFVVIAEKE; encoded by the exons ATGTCCACAAACACCGACGGATCGCCGCCATCGACCTCATCGGCGGCGGCAACCACGACAAGAGACTGGATTTTCCCTTCATACTCATTCGTCCACTCCACGCATAACATCCGGAGAACCCCTAGAAGAAGGAGATTCTCTTCCTACCATCCACCGCCGTCGCAGCAATTCAACTCCACCGCCGCGGCGTCTTCCACCGAAGACGCCTCTAATTCCTTCACCACTATCTCTCCGAGCTATAGACCACAGAGTTCGGAGTTTCGCAATTACCAGAAGTCAACGAGGTTGGTGGCTGGTCGTCCAGACGACCCCGCGCCAGCGCCTGTCAGGTCGAACGACGCCGTTTCTCCGGAGACTCGATCAGCATATTTGGAGAAGacattttcgaatttttttagAGGCGGCTTGAGAATTCGACCGCGGCTTGCCTTTTCTGTTTCA ATAGTGACAACGGTGTTGTCTTCATTGTTGAGCAAAAATTTTACATTGCACAAAGAGGTTACTCAGTTGCAG GGTCAAATTTCCAAGCTTAATGTTAGACTCAAACTATGCAATCTTTTGGACTCCACAGACATATACAACTCGACCCTGCACGATGTTTCTCTTGATCCAAGCAAGAGCCTGAAAATTGCAGCATTACTTGTTTCAATCATGTTACTAGTCCTCCCACTCTTCTTCTTGAAGTATGTTGATTATATTTCAAGCTCAAGAAGACAGATTGATAATAACTCAGAGGAAGTTTCCTTGAACAAGCAGCTAGCATACAGGGTTGATGTCTTTTTATCAGTTACCCCTTATGCTAAGCCTCTAGCATTGTTAGTTGCTACTTTGCTGTTAATATGTCTTGGTGGATTAGCACTGTTTGGTGTGACTGATGACAGTTTAGCTGATTCCCTTTGGTTATCATGGACATACATAGCAGACTCAGGAAATCATGCTAATTCTGAAGGCTTTGGTTCTAGACTAGTGTCTGTATCCATTAGTTTTGGTGGGATGCTTATATTTGCTATGATGCTTGGACTAGTTTCTGATGCGATTTCTGAGAAGTTCGACTCTCTGAGAAAGGGTAGAAGCGAAGTTGTTGAGCGGGATCATACTCTTATACTTGGGTGGAGTGATAAGTTGGTAAGCTCTCGTATTGTGTGCCCTAAACTGAAGAGGAAACCACTCACGTTCATGCTCCTG GGATCACTTTTAAATCAACTTGCCATAGCTAATGAGAGTTTGGGTGGAGGAACCGTGGTTGTGATGGCAGAGCACGACAAAGAAGAAATGGAGCTTGACATTGGTAAAATGGAGTTTGACTTTAGAGGAACATCTGTCATATGCAGAAGTGGAAGCCCTTTAATATTAGCTGACCTAAAAAAG GTTTCTGTTTCTAAGGCTCGAGCAATAGTTGTCCTTGCTGAAGATGGAAATGCTGACCAG AGTGATGCTCGTGCGTTAAGGACAGTTCTAAGCCTTACAGGAGTTAAGGAAGGATTGCAGGCTCACATAGTGGTTGAATTAAGTGATCTGGATAATGAAGTTCTTGTTAAACTCGTTGGAGGGGACCTTGTTGAAACTGTTGTGGCACATGATGTAATTGGAAGGCTGATGATTCAATGTGCTCGGCAGCCAGGGCTCGCACAG ATATGGGAAGACATTCTCGGGTTTGAAAATTGTGAGTTCTATATTAAAAGATGGCCACAGCTGGATGGAATGcaatttgaggatgttttgatAAGCTTTAAGGAGGCCATTCCTTGTGGGGTGAAGGTAGCATCTAGTGGTGGAAAGATTATTCTGAATCCTGACGATTCTTATGTTCTGCAAGAAGGGGATGAGATTCTTGTTATTGCAGAGGATGATGACACATATTCTCCATCAGATCTGCCAATG GTTCCGGGAGGAAATTTACCGGAGCATGAACTAATTCAAAAGTCTTTTGAGCGGATTCTTCTTTGCGGTTGGCGGAGAGATATGGAAGATATGATAACG GTACTGGATGCTTCTCTAGCACATGGGTCTGAGTTATGGATGTTCAATGAGGTTCCTGAGAATGAAAGGGAGAGAAAGCTTACAGATGGTGGCCTTGAGATTGACCGTTTGATGAACATCATACTTGTCCATCGCGAAGGAAATGCTGTCATACGGCGCCACCTAGAAAGTCTTCCATTGGAATCATTTGATTCA ATATTGATTTTGGCTGATGAATCAGTAGAAGATTCTGCAATTCAGGCAGATTCCAGATCTCTTGCCACACTACTGCTAATACGTGACATTCAG GCAAAGCGCCTTCCATACAGAGAAGCTATGGCATACCAGACCCATAGAGGTAGCTTCTCGCAAGGCTCATGGATTGGGGAAATGCAGCAGGCTTCGGATAAGTCGGTTATTATCAGCGAGATACTTGATCCGAGGACCAAGAACCTACTATCAATGTCAAAAATCAGTGATTATGTTCTGTCAAACGAGCTTGTCAGCATGGCACTGGCCATGGTTGCAGAAGATCGCCAGATAAATGATGTATTGGAAGAACTTTTTGCTGAAGAG GGCAATGAGTTGCACATAAGAGCAGCAAACTTATACATTGAGGAAGGTGAAGAATTGAGTTTCTATGAGATTTTATTACGCGCTCGTCAAAGAAGAGAGATTCTGATTGGATACCGCCTGGCTGACACCGAGAAAGCTGTGATCAATCCTCCTGCCAAAGACGAGAGAAAAGTATGGTCACTGAAGGATGTCTTTGTAGTGATAGCTGAGAAGGAATGA
- the LOC125219598 gene encoding ion channel CASTOR-like isoform X4, protein MSTNTDGSPPSTSSAAATTTRDWIFPSYSFVHSTHNIRRTPRRRRFSSYHPPPSQQFNSTAAASSTEDASNSFTTISPSYRPQSSEFRNYQKSTRLVAGRPDDPAPAPVRSNDAVSPETRSAYLEKTFSNFFRGGLRIRPRLAFSVSIVTTVLSSLLSKNFTLHKEVTQLQGQISKLNVRLKLCNLLDSTDIYNSTLHDVSLDPSKSLKIAALLVSIMLLVLPLFFLKYVDYISSSRRQIDNNSEEVSLNKQLAYRVDVFLSVTPYAKPLALLVATLLLICLGGLALFGVTDDSLADSLWLSWTYIADSGNHANSEGFGSRLVSVSISFGGMLIFAMMLGLVSDAISEKFDSLRKGRSEVVERDHTLILGWSDKLGSLLNQLAIANESLGGGTVVVMAEHDKEEMELDIGKMEFDFRGTSVICRSGSPLILADLKKVSVSKARAIVVLAEDGNADQSDARALRTVLSLTGVKEGLQAHIVVELSDLDNEVLVKLVGGDLVETVVAHDVIGRLMIQCARQPGLAQIWEDILGFENCEFYIKRWPQLDGMQFEDVLISFKEAIPCGVKVASSGGKIILNPDDSYVLQEGDEILVIAEDDDTYSPSDLPMVKDAKFLLVTPLARKPQKILLCGWRRDIDDMIVVLDASLAHGSELWMFNEVPENERERKLTDGGLEIDRLMNIILVHREGNAVIRRHLESLPLESFDSILILADESVEDSAIQADSRSLATLLLIRDIQAKRLPYREAMAYQTHRGSFSQGSWIGEMQQASDKSVIISEILDPRTKNLLSMSKISDYVLSNELVSMALAMVAEDRQINDVLEELFAEEGNELHIRAANLYIEEGEELSFYEILLRARQRREILIGYRLADTEKAVINPPAKDERKVWSLKDVFVVIAEKE, encoded by the exons ATGTCCACAAACACCGACGGATCGCCGCCATCGACCTCATCGGCGGCGGCAACCACGACAAGAGACTGGATTTTCCCTTCATACTCATTCGTCCACTCCACGCATAACATCCGGAGAACCCCTAGAAGAAGGAGATTCTCTTCCTACCATCCACCGCCGTCGCAGCAATTCAACTCCACCGCCGCGGCGTCTTCCACCGAAGACGCCTCTAATTCCTTCACCACTATCTCTCCGAGCTATAGACCACAGAGTTCGGAGTTTCGCAATTACCAGAAGTCAACGAGGTTGGTGGCTGGTCGTCCAGACGACCCCGCGCCAGCGCCTGTCAGGTCGAACGACGCCGTTTCTCCGGAGACTCGATCAGCATATTTGGAGAAGacattttcgaatttttttagAGGCGGCTTGAGAATTCGACCGCGGCTTGCCTTTTCTGTTTCA ATAGTGACAACGGTGTTGTCTTCATTGTTGAGCAAAAATTTTACATTGCACAAAGAGGTTACTCAGTTGCAG GGTCAAATTTCCAAGCTTAATGTTAGACTCAAACTATGCAATCTTTTGGACTCCACAGACATATACAACTCGACCCTGCACGATGTTTCTCTTGATCCAAGCAAGAGCCTGAAAATTGCAGCATTACTTGTTTCAATCATGTTACTAGTCCTCCCACTCTTCTTCTTGAAGTATGTTGATTATATTTCAAGCTCAAGAAGACAGATTGATAATAACTCAGAGGAAGTTTCCTTGAACAAGCAGCTAGCATACAGGGTTGATGTCTTTTTATCAGTTACCCCTTATGCTAAGCCTCTAGCATTGTTAGTTGCTACTTTGCTGTTAATATGTCTTGGTGGATTAGCACTGTTTGGTGTGACTGATGACAGTTTAGCTGATTCCCTTTGGTTATCATGGACATACATAGCAGACTCAGGAAATCATGCTAATTCTGAAGGCTTTGGTTCTAGACTAGTGTCTGTATCCATTAGTTTTGGTGGGATGCTTATATTTGCTATGATGCTTGGACTAGTTTCTGATGCGATTTCTGAGAAGTTCGACTCTCTGAGAAAGGGTAGAAGCGAAGTTGTTGAGCGGGATCATACTCTTATACTTGGGTGGAGTGATAAGTTG GGATCACTTTTAAATCAACTTGCCATAGCTAATGAGAGTTTGGGTGGAGGAACCGTGGTTGTGATGGCAGAGCACGACAAAGAAGAAATGGAGCTTGACATTGGTAAAATGGAGTTTGACTTTAGAGGAACATCTGTCATATGCAGAAGTGGAAGCCCTTTAATATTAGCTGACCTAAAAAAG GTTTCTGTTTCTAAGGCTCGAGCAATAGTTGTCCTTGCTGAAGATGGAAATGCTGACCAG AGTGATGCTCGTGCGTTAAGGACAGTTCTAAGCCTTACAGGAGTTAAGGAAGGATTGCAGGCTCACATAGTGGTTGAATTAAGTGATCTGGATAATGAAGTTCTTGTTAAACTCGTTGGAGGGGACCTTGTTGAAACTGTTGTGGCACATGATGTAATTGGAAGGCTGATGATTCAATGTGCTCGGCAGCCAGGGCTCGCACAG ATATGGGAAGACATTCTCGGGTTTGAAAATTGTGAGTTCTATATTAAAAGATGGCCACAGCTGGATGGAATGcaatttgaggatgttttgatAAGCTTTAAGGAGGCCATTCCTTGTGGGGTGAAGGTAGCATCTAGTGGTGGAAAGATTATTCTGAATCCTGACGATTCTTATGTTCTGCAAGAAGGGGATGAGATTCTTGTTATTGCAGAGGATGATGACACATATTCTCCATCAGATCTGCCAATG gtCAAAGATGCCAAATTCCTACTCGTTACCCCACTGGCAAGGAAGCCTCAGAAGATTCTACTTTGTGGATGGAGGAGAGACATTGATGATATGATTGTG GTACTGGATGCTTCTCTAGCACATGGGTCTGAGTTATGGATGTTCAATGAGGTTCCTGAGAATGAAAGGGAGAGAAAGCTTACAGATGGTGGCCTTGAGATTGACCGTTTGATGAACATCATACTTGTCCATCGCGAAGGAAATGCTGTCATACGGCGCCACCTAGAAAGTCTTCCATTGGAATCATTTGATTCA ATATTGATTTTGGCTGATGAATCAGTAGAAGATTCTGCAATTCAGGCAGATTCCAGATCTCTTGCCACACTACTGCTAATACGTGACATTCAG GCAAAGCGCCTTCCATACAGAGAAGCTATGGCATACCAGACCCATAGAGGTAGCTTCTCGCAAGGCTCATGGATTGGGGAAATGCAGCAGGCTTCGGATAAGTCGGTTATTATCAGCGAGATACTTGATCCGAGGACCAAGAACCTACTATCAATGTCAAAAATCAGTGATTATGTTCTGTCAAACGAGCTTGTCAGCATGGCACTGGCCATGGTTGCAGAAGATCGCCAGATAAATGATGTATTGGAAGAACTTTTTGCTGAAGAG GGCAATGAGTTGCACATAAGAGCAGCAAACTTATACATTGAGGAAGGTGAAGAATTGAGTTTCTATGAGATTTTATTACGCGCTCGTCAAAGAAGAGAGATTCTGATTGGATACCGCCTGGCTGACACCGAGAAAGCTGTGATCAATCCTCCTGCCAAAGACGAGAGAAAAGTATGGTCACTGAAGGATGTCTTTGTAGTGATAGCTGAGAAGGAATGA
- the LOC125219598 gene encoding ion channel CASTOR-like isoform X3 has product MSTNTDGSPPSTSSAAATTTRDWIFPSYSFVHSTHNIRRTPRRRRFSSYHPPPSQQFNSTAAASSTEDASNSFTTISPSYRPQSSEFRNYQKSTRLVAGRPDDPAPAPVRSNDAVSPETRSAYLEKTFSNFFRGGLRIRPRLAFSVSIVTTVLSSLLSKNFTLHKEVTQLQGQISKLNVRLKLCNLLDSTDIYNSTLHDVSLDPSKSLKIAALLVSIMLLVLPLFFLKYVDYISSSRRQIDNNSEEVSLNKQLAYRVDVFLSVTPYAKPLALLVATLLLICLGGLALFGVTDDSLADSLWLSWTYIADSGNHANSEGFGSRLVSVSISFGGMLIFAMMLGLVSDAISEKFDSLRKGRSEVVERDHTLILGWSDKLGSLLNQLAIANESLGGGTVVVMAEHDKEEMELDIGKMEFDFRGTSVICRSGSPLILADLKKVSVSKARAIVVLAEDGNADQSDARALRTVLSLTGVKEGLQAHIVVELSDLDNEVLVKLVGGDLVETVVAHDVIGRLMIQCARQPGLAQIWEDILGFENCEFYIKRWPQLDGMQFEDVLISFKEAIPCGVKVASSGGKIILNPDDSYVLQEGDEILVIAEDDDTYSPSDLPMVPGGNLPEHELIQKSFERILLCGWRRDMEDMITVLDASLAHGSELWMFNEVPENERERKLTDGGLEIDRLMNIILVHREGNAVIRRHLESLPLESFDSILILADESVEDSAIQADSRSLATLLLIRDIQAKRLPYREAMAYQTHRGSFSQGSWIGEMQQASDKSVIISEILDPRTKNLLSMSKISDYVLSNELVSMALAMVAEDRQINDVLEELFAEEGNELHIRAANLYIEEGEELSFYEILLRARQRREILIGYRLADTEKAVINPPAKDERKVWSLKDVFVVIAEKE; this is encoded by the exons ATGTCCACAAACACCGACGGATCGCCGCCATCGACCTCATCGGCGGCGGCAACCACGACAAGAGACTGGATTTTCCCTTCATACTCATTCGTCCACTCCACGCATAACATCCGGAGAACCCCTAGAAGAAGGAGATTCTCTTCCTACCATCCACCGCCGTCGCAGCAATTCAACTCCACCGCCGCGGCGTCTTCCACCGAAGACGCCTCTAATTCCTTCACCACTATCTCTCCGAGCTATAGACCACAGAGTTCGGAGTTTCGCAATTACCAGAAGTCAACGAGGTTGGTGGCTGGTCGTCCAGACGACCCCGCGCCAGCGCCTGTCAGGTCGAACGACGCCGTTTCTCCGGAGACTCGATCAGCATATTTGGAGAAGacattttcgaatttttttagAGGCGGCTTGAGAATTCGACCGCGGCTTGCCTTTTCTGTTTCA ATAGTGACAACGGTGTTGTCTTCATTGTTGAGCAAAAATTTTACATTGCACAAAGAGGTTACTCAGTTGCAG GGTCAAATTTCCAAGCTTAATGTTAGACTCAAACTATGCAATCTTTTGGACTCCACAGACATATACAACTCGACCCTGCACGATGTTTCTCTTGATCCAAGCAAGAGCCTGAAAATTGCAGCATTACTTGTTTCAATCATGTTACTAGTCCTCCCACTCTTCTTCTTGAAGTATGTTGATTATATTTCAAGCTCAAGAAGACAGATTGATAATAACTCAGAGGAAGTTTCCTTGAACAAGCAGCTAGCATACAGGGTTGATGTCTTTTTATCAGTTACCCCTTATGCTAAGCCTCTAGCATTGTTAGTTGCTACTTTGCTGTTAATATGTCTTGGTGGATTAGCACTGTTTGGTGTGACTGATGACAGTTTAGCTGATTCCCTTTGGTTATCATGGACATACATAGCAGACTCAGGAAATCATGCTAATTCTGAAGGCTTTGGTTCTAGACTAGTGTCTGTATCCATTAGTTTTGGTGGGATGCTTATATTTGCTATGATGCTTGGACTAGTTTCTGATGCGATTTCTGAGAAGTTCGACTCTCTGAGAAAGGGTAGAAGCGAAGTTGTTGAGCGGGATCATACTCTTATACTTGGGTGGAGTGATAAGTTG GGATCACTTTTAAATCAACTTGCCATAGCTAATGAGAGTTTGGGTGGAGGAACCGTGGTTGTGATGGCAGAGCACGACAAAGAAGAAATGGAGCTTGACATTGGTAAAATGGAGTTTGACTTTAGAGGAACATCTGTCATATGCAGAAGTGGAAGCCCTTTAATATTAGCTGACCTAAAAAAG GTTTCTGTTTCTAAGGCTCGAGCAATAGTTGTCCTTGCTGAAGATGGAAATGCTGACCAG AGTGATGCTCGTGCGTTAAGGACAGTTCTAAGCCTTACAGGAGTTAAGGAAGGATTGCAGGCTCACATAGTGGTTGAATTAAGTGATCTGGATAATGAAGTTCTTGTTAAACTCGTTGGAGGGGACCTTGTTGAAACTGTTGTGGCACATGATGTAATTGGAAGGCTGATGATTCAATGTGCTCGGCAGCCAGGGCTCGCACAG ATATGGGAAGACATTCTCGGGTTTGAAAATTGTGAGTTCTATATTAAAAGATGGCCACAGCTGGATGGAATGcaatttgaggatgttttgatAAGCTTTAAGGAGGCCATTCCTTGTGGGGTGAAGGTAGCATCTAGTGGTGGAAAGATTATTCTGAATCCTGACGATTCTTATGTTCTGCAAGAAGGGGATGAGATTCTTGTTATTGCAGAGGATGATGACACATATTCTCCATCAGATCTGCCAATG GTTCCGGGAGGAAATTTACCGGAGCATGAACTAATTCAAAAGTCTTTTGAGCGGATTCTTCTTTGCGGTTGGCGGAGAGATATGGAAGATATGATAACG GTACTGGATGCTTCTCTAGCACATGGGTCTGAGTTATGGATGTTCAATGAGGTTCCTGAGAATGAAAGGGAGAGAAAGCTTACAGATGGTGGCCTTGAGATTGACCGTTTGATGAACATCATACTTGTCCATCGCGAAGGAAATGCTGTCATACGGCGCCACCTAGAAAGTCTTCCATTGGAATCATTTGATTCA ATATTGATTTTGGCTGATGAATCAGTAGAAGATTCTGCAATTCAGGCAGATTCCAGATCTCTTGCCACACTACTGCTAATACGTGACATTCAG GCAAAGCGCCTTCCATACAGAGAAGCTATGGCATACCAGACCCATAGAGGTAGCTTCTCGCAAGGCTCATGGATTGGGGAAATGCAGCAGGCTTCGGATAAGTCGGTTATTATCAGCGAGATACTTGATCCGAGGACCAAGAACCTACTATCAATGTCAAAAATCAGTGATTATGTTCTGTCAAACGAGCTTGTCAGCATGGCACTGGCCATGGTTGCAGAAGATCGCCAGATAAATGATGTATTGGAAGAACTTTTTGCTGAAGAG GGCAATGAGTTGCACATAAGAGCAGCAAACTTATACATTGAGGAAGGTGAAGAATTGAGTTTCTATGAGATTTTATTACGCGCTCGTCAAAGAAGAGAGATTCTGATTGGATACCGCCTGGCTGACACCGAGAAAGCTGTGATCAATCCTCCTGCCAAAGACGAGAGAAAAGTATGGTCACTGAAGGATGTCTTTGTAGTGATAGCTGAGAAGGAATGA